The Oleiphilus messinensis DNA segment ATGTGTAGTCCGATAAATTCTTTGGCAACTCTAACCGTTCAATATTTGCATCAAGCTCCAACTGTGGGGTGCCTGCAACCATAACGGTTTCACTACCTGATGAGCCAAATATCTTGGCGCTGCTAAGAGCATAATATTTAGCATTCTCACCAAGAAACATGTTGCCTGATGAATTGCTATCTTGAGTAAAACCTTCACCTAATGTAACACAAGATTCTGACACAACATTTTCGTTGAAGAGTTGCTCTATCTCTGATTCTGATAAAGCCCTGTTGTAGATTCGAATATCATCAACAGTGCCAACCATGTAGTGGTTATCACTAGCAACTGGGTAGCCTACCGTTAATGGCGTTGTTGCAACAACATTAATTAAACCACTCCATGCTTCAGTATTTTTTAGTTGCCCATCAATATAAATTTTTTGATTGGAACCATCATATGTTCCTACCACATGATACCATTCACTCGCTGCTGGTTTTACATTTGAGGACACTAATCTGAAGCCACTTGAGTACATCTGAAACATAAAGTTATCGTTTTGATCAAATTGAAGTCCATAAGAAGTATTACCTTTCATAAACATATTTTCGAAGGTACTAGGGTTTCCTGTTGTGTGTTTTACCCAAGCACTCAAAGTAATGCTAGTTGATATATCCAGGAATGTTCCGGTGCCAAGG contains these protein-coding regions:
- a CDS encoding LamG domain-containing protein, which codes for MNRLLSHLLKLFFLFGMGQAYAEVPRDGLVGEWLFNGDANDSSGNGNIGIVHGAVLTSDRFGNSNQAYNFDGSSYLDLGTGTFLDISTSITLSAWVKHTTGNPSTFENMFMKGNTSYGLQFDQNDNFMFQMYSSGFRLVSSNVKPAASEWYHVVGTYDGSNQKIYIDGQLKNTEAWSGLINVVATTPLTVGYPVASDNHYMVGTVDDIRIYNRALSESEIEQLFNENVVSESCVTLGEGFTQDSNSSGNMFLGENAKYYALSSAKIFGSSGSETVMVAGTPQLELDANIERLELPKNLSDYTFSASGTEIKIYDGSTAVATFMGLNQETTVVFLDGSTELILLGLDIVYLGEKRLSSSATNIDIDLDSSDTPLTKACN